One genomic window of Capra hircus breed San Clemente unplaced genomic scaffold, ASM170441v1, whole genome shotgun sequence includes the following:
- the DKC1 gene encoding H/ACA ribonucleoprotein complex subunit 4 — MADAEVLILPKKHKKKKERKSLPEEAVAEIQHAEEFLIKPESKVAQLDTSQWPLLLKNFDKLNVRTTHYTPLPCGSNPLKREIGDYIRTGFINLDKPSNPSSHEVVAWIRRILRVEKTGHSGTLDPKVTGCLIVCIERATRLVKSQQSAGKEYVGIVRLHNAIEGGTQLSRALETLTGALFQRPPLIAAVKRQLRVRTIYESKMIEYDPERRLGIFWVSCEAGTYIRTLCVHLGLLLGVGGQMQELRRVRSGVMSEKDHMVTMHDVLDAQWLYDNHKDESYLRRVVYPLEKLLTSHKRLVMKDSAVNAICYGAKIMLPGVLRYEDGIEVNQEIVVITTKGEAICMAIALMTTAVISTCDHGIVAKIKRVIMERDTYPRKWGLGPKASQKKLMIKQGLLDKHGKPTDSTPTTWTQEYVDYSNSAKKDVPPKAVKATPVVAEVVKTPKRKRESESEDASPAAPQAVKKEKKKKKKEKAKAAVEKPGAGDSDSTKKKKKKKIKVEMVSE; from the exons ATGGCGGACGCGGAAG tcCTTATTTTGCCGAAGAAACACAAGAAGAAAAAGGAGCGAAAATCATTACCAGAGGAGGCTGTGGCG GAAATACAACATGCTGAAGAATTTCTCATCAAACCTGAATCCAAAGTGGCTCAGTTGGACACATCTCAGTGGCCCCTGTTGCTAAAG AATTTTGATAAGCTAAATGTAAGGACAACACATTACACACCTCTTCCTTGTGGTTCAAATCCTCTGAAGAGGGAGATTGGGGACTACATCAG GACAGGTTTCATTAACCTTGATAAGCCCTCCAAcccctcttcccatgaggtggtagCCTGGATCCGGCGAATACTTCGGGTCGAGAAGACGGGTCACAGTGGAACCCTGGATCCCAAGGTGACTGGTTGTTTAATAGTGTGCATCGAACGAGCCACTCGCTTGGTGAAATCACAGCAGAGCGCAG GCAAAGAGTATGTGGGGATTGTCCGGCTGCACAATGCTATCGAAGGGGGGACTCAGCTTTCCAGG GCCCTAGAAACCCTGACAGGTGCCTTATTCCAGCGACCCCCACTCATTGCTGCAGTAAAAAGGCAACTCCGAGTCAGAACCATCTACGAGAGCAAAATGATTGAGTATGACCCTGAAAGACGATTAG gAATCTTCTGGGTGAGTTGTGAGGCTGGCACTTATATTCGGACGCTGTGTGTTCACCTTGGTTTGTTGTTGGGAGTTGGTGGTCAGATGCAGGAACTCCGGAGGGTTCGTTCTGGAGTCATGAGTGAAAAG GACCACATGGTGACGATGCATGACGTGCTTGATGCCCAATGGCTGTATGACAACCATAAGGATGAGAGTTACCTGCGGCGAGTCGTTTACCCTTTGGAAAAGCTGTTGACGTCTCATAAACGGCTAGTCATGAAAGATAGTGCA GTGAACGCCATCTGCTACGGGGCAAAGATCATGCTCCCAGGTGTCCTGCGCTACGAGGATGGCATTGAGGTCAATCAAGAGATCGTGGTCATCACCACCAAAGGGGAGGCCATCTGCATGG CAATTGCATTGATGACCACAGCGGTGATCTCCACCTGCGACCACGGCATTGTAGCCAAGATCAAGAGAGTTATCATGGAGAGAGACACTTATCCTCGGAAGTGGGGTTTAGGGCCAAAA GCAAGTCAGAAGAAGCTGATGATCAAGCAGGGCCTTCTGGACAAGCACGGCAAGCCCACCGACAGCACACCTACCACCTGGACGCAAGAGTACGTCGACTACAG CAATTCTGCCAAGAAAGACGTGCCACCCAAAGCAGTCAAAGCCACGCCAGTAGTTGCTGAGGTGGTGAAAACCCCAAAG CGGAAGCGAGAGAGCGAGAGTGAGGACGCGTCCCCGGCGGCTCCGCAGGCAgtcaagaaggaaaagaagaagaaaaagaaggagaaggcCAAAGCTGCTGTGGAGAAGCCAGGAGCTGGG GACAGTGACAGcaccaagaagaagaagaagaagaaaatcaaagtGGAAATGGTCTCTGAGTAG